In a single window of the Haladaptatus sp. R4 genome:
- a CDS encoding ABC transporter permease, whose translation MNPIDDSEKPTTRTDGGTSERSRGGIDDSIFTQMSNVPELTTREKARRSFERRIYAPTAVLLDDWRALVGSLILLGFVAIAIVAIEPFGIVLVSKATVMEGPIFIPPFQDWAYPLGTNVYGKSILKQVVHAAPAMLEMILAGALLSVCLGTIIGTVAGYRGGRTDSALMTLTDVVLTIPGLALVIVLASIYQPEQSWVVGLILGIDNWPKLARTIRSQVLSIREESFTEASRIMGLSEFHILRKDVISNLMPYISVNFANSARSIIFESVALYFLHILPQSNLNWGIMMQKAYNNANLTNPNQIHWLLIPMIFIILISLGFILLAQGLDRVFNVRLRARHESAGGDE comes from the coding sequence GTGAATCCTATTGACGACTCCGAGAAACCCACCACGCGGACCGATGGCGGGACGAGCGAGCGGTCCAGGGGTGGTATCGACGACAGCATCTTCACGCAGATGTCGAACGTCCCCGAACTGACGACGCGCGAGAAAGCACGCCGGTCGTTCGAACGACGGATTTACGCGCCGACCGCGGTGTTGTTGGACGACTGGCGCGCGCTCGTCGGTTCGCTCATCCTCCTGGGATTCGTCGCTATAGCCATCGTCGCCATCGAGCCGTTCGGTATCGTTCTCGTGTCGAAGGCCACGGTGATGGAAGGTCCGATATTCATCCCACCGTTCCAGGACTGGGCGTACCCGCTCGGAACGAACGTGTATGGAAAGTCGATTCTCAAGCAAGTCGTCCACGCCGCACCTGCGATGCTCGAAATGATTCTCGCCGGTGCGCTGCTCTCGGTCTGTCTCGGAACGATAATCGGGACGGTTGCGGGGTACCGTGGCGGACGCACCGATTCCGCGCTGATGACGCTCACCGACGTCGTCCTCACGATTCCCGGACTGGCGCTGGTCATCGTGCTGGCGAGCATCTATCAACCGGAACAGTCGTGGGTCGTCGGACTCATCCTCGGAATCGACAATTGGCCGAAGTTGGCGCGCACGATTCGTTCGCAGGTGTTGAGCATCCGCGAGGAGTCGTTCACCGAAGCCTCGCGTATCATGGGCCTCTCGGAGTTCCACATCCTCCGAAAGGACGTCATATCGAACCTGATGCCGTACATCTCGGTGAATTTCGCCAACAGCGCCCGGAGCATCATCTTCGAATCCGTCGCGTTGTACTTCCTCCACATCCTCCCCCAATCGAATCTGAACTGGGGGATCATGATGCAGAAAGCGTACAACAACGCGAACTTGACGAATCCGAACCAGATCCACTGGTTGCTGATCCCGATGATATTCATCATCCTCATCTCGCTCGGATTCATCCTGCTCGCACAGGGACTCGACCGGGTGTTCAACGTCCGACTGCGTGCCCGCCACGAGAGTGCCGGAGGTGACGAATGA